Proteins encoded together in one Hymenobacter monticola window:
- the poxB gene encoding ubiquinone-dependent pyruvate dehydrogenase, with protein MAKKSVAEIIVDTLVAAGVKRVFGVVGDSLNGITDNIRARDNIEFIAVRHEEGGAFAAGAEAHLTGDLAVCAGSCGPGNTHLINGLYDCHRSRVPVLALAAQIPSVEIGTGYFQETHPERLFRECSHYCELISTPEQAVRTIESAVAAALGQRGVAVVVLPGDVAYLEAEAPKVLLPTLGRRSALRPADADIRQAAQVLNNGRKVTILAGIGCAGAHAELLQVAELLQAPVVHALRGKEHVEPHNPYDVGLSGLLGMPAGYHALMEADTLLMLGTDFPYRQFYPEDARVVQVDVRPENIGRRTRVEIGLVGDVADTLRQLLQYLVSHPDSSHLEAAQERHRDDDAHLAELATGDAGDTSLHPQHVARLLDEMAAENAIFTCDVGTPTIWAARYLHMNGQRRLIGSFVHGSMANAVSQAYGAALSEPGRQVIAMCGDGGLAMLLSELLTIRQHNIPVKIIVFNNSALSFVELEMKAAGILEYGTELDNPDFGAVAEAAGLKGFRVSDPANLESVLREALAHDGPALVDAVVKRQELSIPPSIELKQAQGFGLYALKALMNGKGSELLELAKTNLFR; from the coding sequence ATGGCCAAAAAATCCGTAGCCGAAATCATCGTCGATACCCTCGTGGCCGCCGGCGTCAAGCGCGTGTTTGGCGTGGTGGGCGACTCGCTCAACGGCATCACCGACAACATCCGCGCCCGCGACAACATCGAATTCATTGCCGTGCGGCACGAAGAAGGCGGCGCCTTTGCCGCCGGCGCCGAAGCCCACCTCACCGGCGACCTGGCCGTGTGCGCCGGCTCCTGCGGGCCCGGCAACACCCACCTCATCAACGGCCTCTATGACTGCCACCGCAGCCGCGTGCCGGTGCTGGCCCTCGCCGCCCAGATTCCGAGCGTCGAAATCGGCACCGGCTATTTCCAGGAAACCCACCCCGAGCGCCTGTTCCGGGAGTGCAGCCACTACTGCGAGCTGATTTCGACCCCTGAGCAGGCCGTGCGCACCATTGAAAGCGCCGTGGCCGCCGCCTTGGGCCAGCGCGGCGTGGCCGTGGTGGTGCTGCCCGGCGACGTGGCCTACCTCGAAGCCGAAGCCCCCAAAGTGCTGCTGCCCACTCTGGGCCGTCGCAGTGCCCTGCGCCCGGCCGATGCCGACATCCGCCAGGCCGCCCAGGTGCTCAACAACGGCCGCAAAGTCACCATTCTGGCCGGCATTGGCTGCGCCGGGGCCCACGCCGAGCTGCTGCAAGTGGCCGAGCTGCTGCAGGCGCCCGTGGTGCACGCCCTGCGCGGCAAGGAGCACGTGGAACCCCACAACCCCTACGACGTGGGCCTGAGTGGCCTGCTGGGCATGCCTGCCGGCTACCACGCCCTAATGGAAGCCGACACCCTTCTGATGCTGGGCACCGACTTCCCCTACCGTCAGTTCTATCCTGAAGATGCCCGCGTGGTGCAGGTGGATGTGCGGCCCGAAAACATCGGCCGCCGCACCCGCGTCGAAATCGGCCTGGTGGGCGACGTGGCCGACACCCTGCGCCAGTTGCTGCAATACCTGGTTTCGCACCCCGATTCGAGCCACCTGGAAGCGGCCCAGGAGCGCCACCGCGACGACGACGCCCACTTGGCTGAGCTGGCCACCGGCGACGCCGGCGACACCAGCCTGCACCCCCAGCACGTGGCGCGGTTGCTGGACGAAATGGCCGCGGAAAACGCCATTTTCACCTGTGACGTGGGTACGCCCACTATCTGGGCCGCCCGCTACCTGCACATGAACGGGCAGCGCCGGCTCATCGGCTCCTTCGTGCACGGCAGCATGGCCAACGCCGTGTCGCAGGCCTACGGCGCGGCCCTCAGCGAGCCCGGCCGGCAGGTTATCGCTATGTGCGGCGACGGCGGCCTGGCCATGCTGCTGAGCGAATTGCTGACCATCCGCCAGCACAATATTCCGGTTAAAATCATCGTTTTCAACAACTCGGCCCTTAGCTTCGTGGAGCTGGAAATGAAGGCCGCCGGCATCCTTGAATACGGCACCGAGCTTGACAACCCCGATTTCGGTGCCGTGGCCGAGGCCGCCGGCTTGAAAGGCTTCCGTGTGAGCGACCCGGCCAACCTGGAAAGCGTGCTGCGCGAAGCCTTGGCCCACGACGGACCCGCCCTGGTGGATGCCGTGGTGAAGCGGCAAGAGCTGAGCATACCGCCCAGCATCGAGCTGAAGCAGGCGCAGGGCTTCGGGCTGTATGCCTTGAAGGCGCTGATGAACGGTAAGGGAAGCGAGCTGCTGGAGCTGGCGAAGACGAATCTGTTTCGGTAA
- a CDS encoding DUF3817 domain-containing protein — translation MRQLRLIGLLEGISLLVLLGVATPLKHFYGNPTLVRVWALYTGYSSCCSSSKR, via the coding sequence GTGCGTCAGCTGCGGCTGATTGGGCTTTTAGAAGGCATCTCGCTGCTGGTGCTGCTCGGGGTAGCCACGCCCCTGAAGCACTTCTACGGCAACCCCACGCTGGTGCGCGTGTGGGCCCTATACACGGGCTACTCTTCCTGCTGTTCGTCATCAAAACGCTGA
- a CDS encoding DUF2490 domain-containing protein, whose amino-acid sequence MNKHLLAGALLAATLSAAPAARAQTPLNPVQPWGSWAILTAQLPGSAEHRWGGYVELQGRSNALARQFFYYELKGGVSFDIDPNFTVLVGGGRYSTSDYRALEDGPLNTEKRLWEQLVLTQYSKRLKLEHRYRIEQRWFSFRDDSTAFRQRIRYRLNGFFPLNKKTITTGTLFLSAYDEIFLNPSGPVFERNRIYGGVGYQFTKHFIAQLGYVNQANYNYTSRQGQFVLQNTAAKNNIVLALTYKLSHRAVPPGQERLPSQQD is encoded by the coding sequence ATGAACAAGCACCTTTTGGCCGGCGCCCTGCTGGCCGCCACGCTGAGCGCGGCCCCCGCCGCCCGCGCCCAAACGCCCCTCAACCCCGTGCAGCCCTGGGGCAGTTGGGCCATTCTGACGGCACAGCTACCGGGCAGCGCCGAGCACCGCTGGGGCGGCTACGTGGAGCTGCAGGGCCGCTCCAACGCTCTGGCCCGGCAGTTTTTCTACTACGAGCTGAAGGGCGGCGTGAGCTTCGACATCGACCCCAACTTCACGGTGCTGGTGGGCGGCGGCCGCTATTCCACCTCCGACTACCGCGCCCTCGAAGACGGTCCGTTGAACACCGAAAAGCGCCTGTGGGAGCAGCTGGTGCTCACCCAATACTCCAAGCGCCTCAAGCTGGAGCACCGCTACCGCATCGAGCAGCGCTGGTTTTCGTTTCGCGACGACAGCACGGCCTTCCGCCAGCGCATCCGCTACCGCCTCAACGGATTTTTTCCGCTCAATAAGAAAACCATCACCACCGGCACGCTCTTCCTCTCGGCCTACGACGAGATTTTTCTCAACCCCAGCGGCCCGGTGTTCGAGCGCAACCGCATCTATGGTGGCGTGGGCTACCAGTTCACCAAGCATTTCATTGCGCAGCTGGGCTACGTGAACCAGGCCAACTACAACTACACCAGCCGCCAGGGCCAGTTTGTGTTGCAAAACACGGCCGCCAAAAACAACATCGTGCTGGCCCTCACCTACAAGTTATCGCACCGCGCCGTGCCGCCGGGCCAGGAGCGCCTGCCCTCGCAGCAGGACTAG
- a CDS encoding AraC family transcriptional regulator has protein sequence MLHDPIKTYSTASFRQAYIQPEAPQKPLLQPGFEQFFIVRVEDMMRQMKLPVPPTRTDASSLVFLTDGEAVMDIGSETYTIGPHECLVVPAGQVFAFASGVDQNRGYLCNFRPDFLVGPPAAGNRPPEFEFLRVWGNPRIRLTTETAGFVQQLMDRMLQDHAGHALAHAALQQAYLVALLREISQDYRPVAAGPAAGAHLANRFRELLFAHFKTQQLVADYAAQLCVSPNHLNKVVKAATGKSPTTWIAEAVVLEAKVLLHQSALSVGEVAAEVGLTDASSFSRLFKKHEGLTPLEFRRRIEKSGNRPHPS, from the coding sequence ATGTTGCACGACCCCATCAAAACGTATAGTACGGCCTCTTTCCGGCAGGCCTACATCCAGCCCGAGGCGCCGCAGAAGCCGCTGCTGCAACCCGGTTTTGAGCAGTTTTTCATCGTGCGGGTCGAGGACATGATGCGGCAAATGAAACTGCCCGTGCCGCCCACGCGCACCGACGCCAGCTCGCTCGTTTTCCTCACCGACGGCGAAGCCGTAATGGACATCGGGAGCGAAACCTACACCATCGGGCCGCACGAGTGCCTGGTGGTGCCCGCCGGCCAGGTGTTTGCCTTCGCGAGCGGCGTCGACCAGAACCGGGGCTATCTGTGCAACTTCCGCCCCGACTTTCTGGTGGGCCCACCCGCAGCTGGCAACCGGCCGCCGGAGTTCGAGTTTCTGCGCGTGTGGGGCAACCCGCGCATTCGCCTCACCACAGAAACGGCTGGATTTGTGCAGCAGCTTATGGACCGCATGTTGCAGGACCACGCCGGTCATGCGCTGGCGCACGCCGCTTTGCAGCAAGCCTACCTCGTGGCCTTGCTGCGCGAAATCAGCCAGGACTACCGGCCGGTGGCGGCCGGGCCGGCCGCCGGGGCCCACCTCGCCAACCGCTTTCGGGAGTTGCTGTTCGCTCATTTCAAAACCCAGCAGCTGGTGGCCGATTACGCGGCCCAACTCTGCGTGTCGCCCAACCACCTCAACAAAGTGGTGAAGGCCGCCACCGGCAAGTCGCCCACCACGTGGATAGCCGAAGCCGTGGTGCTCGAAGCTAAGGTACTACTGCACCAAAGTGCCCTGTCGGTGGGGGAGGTGGCGGCCGAAGTAGGCCTGACCGATGCATCCTCTTTCAGCCGGTTGTTCAAAAAGCATGAGGGCCTCACGCCGCTGGAGTTCCGGCGCCGGATTGAAAAATCCGGAAACCGGCCGCATCCATCCTAG
- a CDS encoding GntR family transcriptional regulator, protein MEFRDNEAIYLQIAGYVSERILRQQWPPDDKIPSVRDLASELQVNPNTVMRTYEFLQNQGVVYNKRGIGFFVAPDAGLKVKQMRRARFLQQELPEVFKTIFLLDISLEELEQRYTAFKAEQLASHPISTATPNGQ, encoded by the coding sequence ATGGAATTCCGCGATAACGAAGCCATTTACCTGCAGATAGCCGGGTACGTGAGCGAAAGAATCCTGCGCCAGCAGTGGCCGCCCGACGACAAAATCCCGTCGGTGCGCGACCTGGCCAGCGAGCTGCAAGTGAACCCCAACACGGTGATGCGCACCTACGAGTTTCTGCAAAACCAGGGCGTGGTGTACAACAAGCGCGGCATCGGCTTCTTCGTGGCGCCCGATGCCGGCCTCAAGGTGAAGCAGATGCGCCGGGCGCGCTTCCTGCAGCAGGAACTGCCGGAGGTGTTCAAAACCATTTTCCTGCTCGACATCAGCCTCGAAGAGCTGGAGCAGCGCTACACCGCCTTCAAAGCCGAGCAATTGGCCAGTCATCCCATTTCCACCGCAACCCCCAACGGACAATGA
- a CDS encoding outer membrane beta-barrel protein — protein MKHFFTVALLAGAFSAQAQQGSLYIGGQAGFNTSNTETDGSLGTITIRKASNYSFSPELGTFLSNQLQLGVGVTVSGSREESPRSFGTTLISRTNRFGGTVYGRYFFGEGNFRPFLGLNVSVLPGNRTEESSGVANSTTKYTTLDLGANLNAGFAYGLNTRWTVVGSFGTLGFQRSTSKLDDIDYKTTTTDFGLNVNTLGNLFTVGVYYTFKEAK, from the coding sequence ATGAAACACTTTTTCACGGTGGCGCTTCTCGCAGGCGCTTTCTCCGCTCAGGCCCAGCAGGGCTCGCTCTACATCGGCGGACAGGCGGGCTTCAACACCTCCAACACCGAAACCGATGGTTCCCTTGGCACCATCACCATCCGCAAGGCCAGCAACTACAGCTTCTCGCCCGAGCTCGGCACCTTCCTCAGCAACCAACTGCAGCTGGGCGTGGGCGTCACTGTCAGTGGCTCGCGGGAGGAGTCACCCCGCTCCTTTGGCACCACTCTTATTTCGCGCACCAACCGCTTCGGAGGCACCGTGTACGGCCGCTACTTCTTCGGCGAGGGCAACTTCCGGCCTTTTCTCGGCCTGAACGTGTCGGTATTGCCCGGCAACCGCACCGAAGAAAGCAGTGGAGTGGCCAATTCCACCACCAAATACACCACCCTCGACCTGGGCGCCAACCTCAACGCCGGCTTCGCCTACGGCCTGAACACGCGCTGGACCGTGGTGGGCTCGTTTGGCACGCTGGGCTTCCAGCGCTCTACCTCGAAGCTGGATGATATCGACTACAAAACCACCACCACCGATTTCGGCCTCAACGTGAACACGCTGGGCAACCTGTTCACGGTGGGCGTGTACTACACGTTCAAGGAGGCGAAGTAG
- a CDS encoding ABC transporter ATP-binding protein has product MVRIRNLDFGYSKKRPLFQNLSLTLERGHIYGLLGKNGAGKTTLLKNIVGLAFPWAGSCLIDEQPAAARQPQVLEDLFFLPEEVYAPALTAEQFVAHTASFYPRFNAEQLYEYLLELEVPRGAKLNKFSHGQQKKFMIAFALAANTGLLVLDEPTNGLDIPSKVQFRKILASALSEERCMVISTHQVRDLESLIDTVVVVHNREIVLNEEIDQLAERLTFATGPEAEAPGAFHTGMSVRGPVAIRPNHTGAYSRVDLELLFNALTSADAAPFYAYLNQPSHAPVQ; this is encoded by the coding sequence ATGGTACGCATCCGCAACCTCGATTTTGGGTACTCCAAGAAGCGCCCCCTCTTCCAAAACCTCAGCCTGACGCTGGAGCGCGGCCATATTTACGGCTTGCTGGGCAAGAACGGGGCGGGCAAAACCACCCTGCTCAAGAACATTGTGGGGCTGGCCTTCCCCTGGGCCGGCTCCTGCCTGATTGACGAGCAGCCAGCTGCCGCCCGGCAGCCTCAGGTGCTGGAAGACCTGTTTTTTCTGCCCGAGGAAGTGTATGCGCCGGCCCTGACGGCCGAGCAGTTTGTGGCGCACACGGCCAGCTTCTACCCGCGCTTCAACGCCGAGCAGCTGTATGAGTACCTGCTGGAGCTGGAGGTGCCGCGCGGCGCCAAGCTCAATAAGTTCTCGCACGGCCAGCAGAAGAAGTTCATGATTGCCTTCGCGCTGGCCGCCAACACCGGCCTGCTGGTGCTCGACGAGCCCACCAATGGGCTGGACATTCCCAGCAAGGTGCAGTTCCGCAAAATCCTGGCTTCGGCCCTGAGCGAGGAGCGCTGCATGGTGATTTCGACCCACCAGGTGCGCGACCTCGAAAGCCTCATTGACACCGTGGTGGTGGTGCACAACCGCGAAATCGTGCTCAACGAGGAAATCGACCAGCTGGCCGAGCGGCTCACCTTCGCCACCGGCCCCGAGGCCGAGGCACCGGGCGCGTTCCACACGGGTATGTCGGTGCGCGGGCCGGTGGCCATCCGGCCCAACCACACCGGCGCCTACAGCCGCGTCGACTTGGAGCTGCTCTTCAACGCCCTCACCAGCGCCGATGCGGCGCCCTTTTATGCCTACCTCAATCAGCCCAGCCATGCGCCCGTCCAGTAA
- a CDS encoding MlaD family protein codes for MSKEIKVALLAIVAIAALVIGYNFLKGSNLLSNDRTYYAVYPTADGLTVGAQVLLNGIKVGQVKNLELQPEKGNTVRATLELEKGIIVGDSTTAGLSGSLLGSKSITLFMGKNSKEFNGGEELRTKSAISSIDAFQAKALPVLDTVGATLAHINGFLNKDAQTSIQGTLAGARASTEALQKLIVANQANIALITRNLAQMSTALNRTTGKLDKIAVNFGQLSDSLKTAPVGPALRRLNSTLADAQTTVQSLNTALSDQKGSMGRLLHDSTLYNNLAATTASSNELLTDLKANPKRYVHFSVFGGGGSKKKTETETTTTKPNGSVVETEKKTTIK; via the coding sequence GTGTCTAAAGAAATCAAAGTGGCGCTGCTGGCCATCGTTGCCATTGCTGCCCTGGTGATAGGCTATAACTTTTTGAAAGGCAGCAACCTACTCTCCAACGACCGCACCTACTACGCCGTGTACCCCACGGCCGACGGCCTCACGGTGGGCGCCCAGGTGCTGCTCAACGGCATCAAGGTGGGCCAGGTGAAAAACCTGGAGCTGCAGCCCGAAAAAGGAAATACCGTGCGCGCCACCCTAGAGCTTGAAAAAGGCATCATCGTGGGCGACTCCACCACGGCCGGCCTCAGCGGCTCGTTGCTGGGCTCGAAGAGCATCACGCTGTTTATGGGCAAAAACAGCAAGGAGTTTAATGGCGGCGAGGAGCTACGCACCAAGTCGGCCATCAGCAGCATCGATGCCTTCCAGGCGAAAGCCCTGCCCGTGCTCGACACGGTGGGCGCCACGTTGGCCCACATCAACGGCTTTCTGAACAAGGACGCCCAGACGAGCATCCAAGGCACCCTGGCCGGTGCCCGCGCCAGCACCGAGGCCTTGCAAAAGCTAATTGTGGCCAACCAAGCCAACATTGCCCTCATCACCCGCAACCTGGCCCAGATGAGCACCGCGCTGAACCGCACCACCGGCAAGCTCGACAAAATCGCCGTGAACTTCGGCCAGCTCTCTGACTCGCTCAAAACCGCGCCCGTGGGCCCGGCCCTGCGCCGCCTCAACTCTACCCTGGCCGACGCCCAAACCACCGTGCAAAGCCTCAACACGGCCCTCAGCGACCAGAAAGGCTCGATGGGCCGCCTGCTGCACGACTCGACGCTCTACAACAACCTGGCCGCCACCACCGCCAGCTCCAACGAGCTGCTCACCGACTTGAAAGCCAACCCCAAGCGCTACGTGCACTTCTCGGTGTTTGGCGGCGGGGGCAGCAAGAAGAAAACCGAGACCGAAACCACTACGACCAAGCCCAACGGCAGCGTGGTGGAAACGGAGAAAAAAACGACGATTAAGTAG
- a CDS encoding DUF3817 domain-containing protein codes for MGPIHGLLFLLFVIKTLSVGVEKRWKFSETTWKVLLACIVPFGTFYIDSRILSKIPPQVAE; via the coding sequence GTGGGCCCTATACACGGGCTACTCTTCCTGCTGTTCGTCATCAAAACGCTGAGCGTGGGCGTGGAAAAGCGTTGGAAGTTTAGCGAGACCACCTGGAAAGTGCTGCTGGCCTGCATCGTGCCGTTCGGTACGTTCTATATCGATAGTCGCATTCTGAGCAAAATTCCGCCGCAGGTGGCGGAGTAG
- a CDS encoding acyl-CoA carboxylase subunit beta, producing the protein MNVEFNRNEDQLKQLSFNLTQKLRKVALGGGEKRIEAHKAKGKLNARERIDYLLDKGAAQVEIGAFAGEGMYKEEGGCPGGGVVVVIGYVQGRQCVVVANDATVKAGAWFPITAKKNLRAQEISIENKLPIIYLVDSAGVYLPMQDEIFPDKEHFGRIFRNNAVMSSMGIVQISAIMGPCVAGGAYLPIMSDEAMIVNGTGSVFLAGSYLVKSAIGESIDNEALGGASMHSEISGVTDYKFDTDEECLTHIRNIFDKMGGQATAGFSRVAPAKPAQDEQEIYGLLPSDRVKPYDMMDIINRLVDNSEFEPYKDLYGQTLICGLARIDGWAVGIVANQRKIVKSKKTGMQMGGVIYSDSADKAARFIMNCNQKRIPLVFLHDVSGFMVGSQSEQGGIIKDGAKMVNAMSNSVVPKFTVIVGNSYGAGNYAMCGKAYDPRLIVAWPTAQLAVMSGAAAANTLLQIQVASLKAKGEVITPEAEKELLDRIKARYEEQLSPYYAAARLWVDAVIDPLETRKVISEGIAAANHAPIEKAYNVGVIQV; encoded by the coding sequence ATGAACGTCGAGTTCAACCGCAACGAAGACCAACTCAAGCAGCTCAGCTTCAACCTCACCCAAAAGCTCCGGAAAGTAGCCCTCGGCGGCGGCGAGAAGCGCATCGAAGCCCACAAGGCCAAGGGCAAGCTCAACGCTCGCGAGCGGATTGACTACCTGCTGGATAAGGGCGCGGCCCAGGTGGAAATCGGCGCGTTTGCGGGCGAGGGGATGTACAAGGAAGAAGGAGGCTGCCCCGGCGGCGGCGTGGTGGTCGTCATCGGCTACGTGCAGGGGCGGCAGTGCGTGGTGGTGGCCAACGACGCCACCGTGAAGGCCGGCGCCTGGTTTCCCATCACCGCCAAGAAGAACCTGCGGGCTCAGGAAATCAGCATCGAGAACAAGCTGCCCATCATCTACCTCGTCGATTCGGCGGGCGTGTACCTGCCCATGCAGGACGAGATTTTCCCGGACAAGGAGCACTTCGGCCGCATCTTCCGCAACAACGCGGTGATGAGCAGCATGGGCATCGTGCAGATTTCCGCCATTATGGGGCCCTGCGTGGCGGGTGGGGCTTATCTGCCCATTATGAGCGACGAGGCAATGATTGTGAACGGCACGGGCTCGGTGTTCTTGGCGGGCTCTTATTTGGTGAAATCGGCCATTGGCGAGAGCATTGATAACGAGGCGCTGGGCGGCGCGAGCATGCACTCCGAAATCTCGGGCGTGACGGACTACAAGTTCGACACCGACGAGGAGTGCCTGACGCACATCCGCAACATCTTCGACAAGATGGGTGGGCAGGCCACGGCCGGTTTCAGCCGCGTGGCCCCGGCCAAGCCGGCGCAGGACGAGCAGGAAATCTACGGCCTGCTGCCCTCCGACCGGGTGAAGCCCTACGACATGATGGACATTATCAACCGACTGGTTGATAACTCGGAGTTTGAGCCCTACAAGGACTTGTACGGCCAGACGCTCATCTGCGGGCTGGCGCGCATCGATGGCTGGGCGGTGGGCATCGTGGCCAACCAGCGCAAGATTGTGAAAAGCAAGAAAACCGGCATGCAGATGGGCGGCGTCATCTACTCCGACTCGGCCGACAAGGCGGCGCGCTTCATCATGAACTGCAACCAGAAGCGCATCCCGCTGGTGTTTCTGCACGACGTGTCGGGCTTCATGGTGGGCAGCCAGAGTGAGCAGGGTGGCATCATCAAGGATGGCGCCAAGATGGTGAATGCTATGAGCAACTCGGTGGTGCCCAAGTTCACGGTCATCGTGGGCAACAGCTACGGCGCCGGCAACTACGCCATGTGCGGCAAAGCCTACGACCCGCGCCTCATCGTGGCCTGGCCCACGGCCCAACTGGCCGTCATGAGCGGCGCCGCGGCGGCCAACACGCTGCTGCAAATTCAGGTGGCCAGCCTCAAAGCCAAAGGCGAAGTCATCACCCCCGAAGCCGAAAAGGAACTGCTCGACCGCATCAAGGCTCGCTACGAGGAGCAACTCTCGCCCTATTACGCCGCCGCCCGCCTCTGGGTCGATGCCGTGATTGACCCGCTGGAAACCCGCAAAGTCATTTCCGAAGGCATTGCGGCAGCCAACCACGCGCCGATTGAGAAGGCGTACAACGTGGGGGTTATTCAGGTATGA
- a CDS encoding N-acetylmuramoyl-L-alanine amidase family protein encodes MVILASAALLLLGAASGEWKAEAQTAADSTRYAPDSAATAPDSPDRYRLRKVVLDAGHGGKDRGCAGVSAREADVALSLVLALGKQIEQNMPDVKVIYTRKTNVFVELDERAAIANRNHADLFISIHCNAGPSQSHGTEVWTMGLHKTTANLGVAQRENSVILQEKNYQSRYNGFDPSSPQSHIMFSLFQSAYITNSLRFAQRVDRQLRTTVSRPSRGVKQAGFLVLWKSTMPSVLIESGFLTNPTEERYLNDKANQTYMAAGIYRAFREYKRELEGG; translated from the coding sequence ATTGTCATCCTGGCCAGCGCCGCTCTTTTGTTGTTAGGCGCCGCAAGTGGAGAGTGGAAGGCGGAGGCCCAGACCGCGGCCGATTCCACCCGCTACGCGCCCGACTCGGCTGCCACGGCCCCCGATTCGCCCGACCGCTACCGGCTGCGCAAGGTGGTGCTCGACGCCGGCCACGGCGGCAAAGACCGGGGCTGCGCCGGCGTGAGTGCCCGCGAAGCCGACGTGGCCCTGAGCCTTGTGCTGGCCCTGGGCAAGCAGATAGAGCAGAACATGCCCGACGTGAAGGTGATTTACACCCGCAAAACCAACGTGTTTGTGGAGCTCGACGAGCGCGCCGCCATCGCCAACCGCAACCACGCCGACCTGTTCATTTCCATCCATTGCAACGCCGGCCCCAGCCAAAGCCACGGCACCGAGGTGTGGACCATGGGCCTGCACAAAACCACCGCCAACCTGGGCGTGGCCCAGCGCGAAAACTCGGTTATTCTGCAAGAAAAGAACTACCAGTCGCGTTACAACGGCTTCGACCCCAGCTCGCCGCAGTCGCACATCATGTTTTCGCTGTTTCAGTCGGCCTACATCACCAACAGCCTGCGCTTTGCCCAGCGCGTGGACCGGCAGCTGCGCACCACCGTGAGCCGCCCCAGCCGCGGCGTGAAGCAGGCCGGCTTTCTGGTGCTCTGGAAATCGACCATGCCCTCGGTTCTCATCGAATCCGGCTTCCTCACCAACCCCACCGAGGAGCGGTACCTCAACGACAAAGCCAATCAAACGTATATGGCTGCGGGCATCTACCGCGCGTTTCGCGAATACAAGCGCGAGCTCGAAGGCGGCTAG